In a genomic window of Mesoplasma tabanidae:
- a CDS encoding phospho-sugar mutase — protein MVFDKNNKVYGEWINNQKLDDELRNLLVNATDDELHAAFEGIELEFGTAGIRGILGAGPGRFNVYTVKKVTIAFAELLKQNYPNRLNDGIVVGHDNRHNSKQFAKVVAEVLSNFGIKAYLFKENEMMPTPVVSYATKFLNCIGGIVITASHNPSEYNGYKIYDPYGCQLQDEQTAIIAKRMDEITDILNWKYKINDSLIETVNEDVIKAYVDMIKNLEFYKKEQEAKKDLKIIFSAVNGTGTKFTPKILRESGYDVIEVEEHAFEDETFKNVVNPNPEFDPAWKIPLEYGIKHDADIIIMNDPDADRFGMAIKHEGHFVRLDGNQTGPILIDWKLSNLKRLNSIPKNPALYSSFVTSDLGDRIAHEKYGVNIVKTLTGFKWMGREIAKEVDNGLNFVFAYEESYGYVIDDSARDKDGIQASILIAEAAWFYKKQNKTLVDYLEDLFKEMGAYYTFTLNLNFKPEEKKLKIEPLMKSLRATPLTQIAGLKVVNVEDYIDGMYNMPGQDLLKFYLEDKSWFAVRPSGTEPKLKIYFIGVGESVQNAKDKVDEIIKELKLKMNI, from the coding sequence ATGGTTTTTGATAAAAATAACAAAGTTTATGGTGAATGAATAAATAACCAAAAATTAGATGATGAGTTGAGAAACCTTTTAGTAAATGCTACTGATGATGAATTGCATGCAGCATTTGAAGGAATAGAGTTAGAATTTGGAACAGCAGGTATAAGAGGTATTCTTGGAGCAGGACCTGGACGTTTTAACGTTTACACTGTTAAAAAAGTTACTATTGCATTTGCAGAATTATTAAAACAAAATTACCCAAATAGGTTGAATGATGGAATAGTTGTTGGTCATGATAACCGTCATAATTCTAAACAGTTTGCAAAAGTTGTAGCGGAAGTTTTATCAAACTTTGGGATTAAAGCATATTTATTTAAAGAAAATGAAATGATGCCTACACCTGTTGTTTCATATGCAACTAAATTTTTAAACTGTATTGGAGGTATTGTAATAACAGCATCACATAATCCTTCAGAATATAACGGTTATAAAATATATGATCCATACGGATGTCAATTGCAAGATGAACAAACAGCAATTATTGCAAAAAGAATGGATGAAATTACAGACATTTTAAATTGAAAATATAAAATAAATGATTCTCTAATAGAAACAGTTAACGAAGATGTTATTAAAGCATATGTAGATATGATTAAAAATCTTGAATTCTACAAAAAAGAGCAAGAAGCTAAAAAAGATTTAAAAATTATTTTTAGTGCAGTTAATGGAACAGGAACTAAATTTACCCCAAAAATATTACGTGAATCAGGATATGACGTTATTGAGGTTGAAGAGCATGCATTTGAAGATGAAACATTTAAAAATGTTGTAAATCCAAATCCAGAATTTGATCCAGCATGAAAAATACCTCTTGAATATGGTATTAAACATGACGCAGATATTATTATTATGAATGACCCAGACGCTGACAGATTTGGAATGGCAATAAAACATGAAGGTCATTTTGTAAGATTAGATGGAAACCAAACAGGTCCAATTTTAATTGATTGAAAATTATCAAACCTAAAACGCTTAAATAGCATTCCAAAAAATCCGGCTCTATACTCAAGTTTTGTAACAAGTGATTTAGGTGATAGAATCGCTCATGAAAAATATGGAGTTAATATTGTAAAAACTTTAACTGGATTTAAATGAATGGGTAGAGAAATTGCTAAAGAAGTAGATAACGGATTAAACTTTGTATTTGCTTATGAAGAAAGTTATGGATATGTAATTGATGACTCAGCTAGAGATAAAGATGGAATACAAGCTTCTATATTAATAGCAGAGGCTGCTTGATTTTATAAAAAACAAAATAAAACATTAGTAGACTATTTAGAAGATTTATTTAAAGAAATGGGTGCATATTACACTTTCACTTTAAACTTGAATTTCAAACCAGAAGAAAAGAAATTAAAAATTGAACCATTAATGAAATCATTGAGAGCAACACCCTTAACTCAAATTGCTGGGCTTAAAGTTGTTAATGTTGAAGACTACATTGATGGAATGTATAACATGCCAGGACAAGATTTACTAAAATTTTATTTAGAAGATAAGTCATGATTTGCTGTTCGCCCAAGTGGAACTGAACCTAAACTAAAAATTTATTTTATAGGTGTTGGTGAATCTGTTCAAAACGCTAAAGATAAAGTAGACGAAATTATTAAAGAATTAAAATTAAAAATGAATATATAG
- the rplV gene encoding 50S ribosomal protein L22 has translation MEAKAYLNMIRISPRKVRLVADTIRNKPVAAAIATLYNLDKRSAEPVLKLLNSAIANAVNNNGMDADKLFVKSIFVNEGPTLKRFRPRAHGRAYEILKRTSHITIIVSDERI, from the coding sequence ATGGAAGCAAAAGCTTATTTAAATATGATTCGTATCTCTCCTAGAAAAGTTAGATTAGTAGCAGATACAATCAGAAACAAACCAGTTGCAGCCGCAATTGCAACATTATACAACTTAGATAAAAGATCAGCTGAGCCAGTATTAAAATTATTAAACTCAGCAATCGCAAACGCAGTTAACAACAATGGAATGGACGCAGATAAATTATTTGTTAAATCAATTTTTGTTAACGAAGGACCAACTTTAAAACGTTTTAGACCAAGAGCTCATGGTAGAGCATATGAAATTTTAAAAAGAACATCACATATAACAATTATTGTTAGTGATGAAAGAATATAG
- the rplW gene encoding 50S ribosomal protein L23, which translates to MHLTEVIKKPVLTEKSFLGHANGVYTFLVDRRANKVQIKKTFEEIFEVKVESVRTMNYDGKEKRMGRFVGKTNNYKKAIITLKDGETLDILSDL; encoded by the coding sequence ATGCATTTAACAGAAGTAATTAAAAAACCTGTGTTAACTGAAAAATCATTTTTAGGTCACGCAAACGGTGTATATACTTTCTTAGTAGACAGAAGAGCTAATAAAGTTCAAATTAAAAAAACATTCGAAGAAATTTTTGAAGTAAAAGTTGAATCAGTAAGAACAATGAATTACGATGGAAAAGAAAAAAGAATGGGTAGATTTGTTGGAAAAACAAATAACTACAAAAAAGCAATCATCACTTTAAAAGATGGTGAAACATTAGATATTTTAAGCGATTTATAG
- the rplF gene encoding 50S ribosomal protein L6 → MSRIGNRILTIPAGVEVSVASDNTVTVKGSKGTLTQKFAEVITIKVEGTNLSTTRANEIKHTKQLHGTTNSLLQGMLIGVSEGFKKTLDINGVGYRAALAGSKLNLSLGYSHPVEYTIPEGITVECPKPTQIIISGIDKQVVGQVAAEIRSYRRPEPYKGKGIKYSDEIIIRKEGKAAGK, encoded by the coding sequence ATGTCACGTATAGGAAACAGAATTTTAACTATCCCTGCAGGTGTTGAAGTTAGTGTTGCATCAGACAACACAGTTACAGTAAAAGGGTCAAAGGGAACTTTAACTCAAAAATTCGCAGAAGTTATCACAATCAAAGTTGAAGGAACAAATCTTTCAACAACTAGAGCTAATGAAATTAAACATACAAAACAATTACACGGAACAACAAATTCATTATTACAAGGAATGTTAATAGGTGTAAGTGAAGGGTTCAAAAAAACTCTTGACATTAACGGGGTTGGATATAGAGCAGCTTTAGCTGGAAGCAAATTAAATCTTTCACTAGGATACTCACACCCAGTTGAATATACAATTCCAGAAGGAATTACAGTAGAATGTCCAAAACCAACTCAAATCATTATTTCAGGTATTGATAAACAAGTTGTAGGACAAGTTGCAGCAGAAATTAGATCATACAGAAGACCAGAACCTTATAAAGGTAAAGGAATTAAGTACTCAGATGAAATCATTATTAGAAAAGAAGGGAAAGCAGCTGGTAAATAA
- the rplD gene encoding 50S ribosomal protein L4 yields MELKVLNVQGQEVKTISLNDSVWNVAPHKQAIYDTVISQQAALRQGTKKTKTRAEVRGGGKKPWRQKGTGRARQGSIRAPHWRGGGVTFGPTPDINYKKSVNKKVRALAFKSALSIKASEQNLVIVDKFDFAKPSTKEMISVMKNLQIDDQKTLIITKENEELVIKSSSNIKGVKTLPSIKLNVFDILNATKLVMTEEAAMAVEGVYA; encoded by the coding sequence ATGGAATTAAAAGTATTAAACGTCCAAGGACAAGAAGTTAAAACAATTTCATTAAACGATAGTGTTTGAAATGTGGCACCACATAAACAAGCTATTTATGACACTGTTATTTCACAACAAGCTGCTTTAAGACAAGGAACTAAAAAAACTAAAACTCGTGCTGAAGTACGTGGTGGTGGTAAAAAACCTTGAAGACAAAAAGGAACTGGACGTGCACGTCAAGGATCAATTAGAGCACCACACTGAAGAGGTGGAGGGGTTACTTTTGGTCCAACACCTGATATTAACTACAAGAAATCAGTAAACAAAAAAGTAAGAGCATTAGCATTTAAATCAGCATTATCAATTAAAGCTAGTGAACAAAATCTTGTAATCGTTGATAAATTTGATTTCGCTAAACCATCAACAAAAGAAATGATTAGCGTAATGAAAAATTTACAAATTGATGATCAAAAAACATTAATCATTACTAAAGAAAATGAAGAATTAGTAATTAAATCTTCAAGTAACATTAAAGGGGTAAAAACTTTACCATCAATCAAATTAAACGTATTTGATATCTTAAATGCTACTAAATTAGTTATGACAGAAGAAGCTGCAATGGCTGTTGAGGGGGTATACGCATAA
- the rpsC gene encoding 30S ribosomal protein S3 — translation MGQKVSPNVLRLGIVRDWEDTWYAEKEQYVKWLDQDIKIREGVLKLLKDAAVSKIKIERTNSNITLIIRTARPAIVLGQEGKNVSNIATAVQKIAKDRNLKVEVKVIEVKNPDADATLVARWIGEQITNRASFRTVQKLAIRKALKAGVKGIKTSVSGRLGGVEMARTEGYIEGSVPLSTLRADIDYALYEAPTTYGQIGVKVWINHGEVIGGQSQRVSEKAPMNNDRRFNNKNNNRGGRK, via the coding sequence ATGGGACAAAAAGTATCACCTAATGTTTTACGTTTAGGAATCGTTAGAGATTGAGAAGACACTTGATATGCTGAAAAAGAACAATATGTTAAATGATTAGATCAAGATATCAAAATCCGTGAAGGAGTTCTTAAATTATTAAAAGATGCAGCTGTATCAAAAATTAAAATTGAAAGAACAAATTCAAACATTACTTTAATCATCAGAACTGCTCGTCCAGCTATCGTGCTTGGTCAAGAAGGTAAAAATGTTTCAAATATCGCAACAGCAGTTCAAAAAATTGCTAAAGATAGAAACTTAAAAGTTGAAGTTAAAGTAATTGAAGTAAAAAACCCTGATGCAGATGCAACATTAGTTGCAAGATGAATCGGAGAACAAATTACAAACCGTGCTTCATTTAGAACAGTTCAAAAATTAGCTATTAGAAAAGCTTTAAAAGCAGGAGTTAAAGGAATCAAAACTTCTGTAAGTGGACGTTTAGGTGGAGTTGAAATGGCTCGTACAGAAGGGTATATCGAAGGATCAGTACCTCTATCTACATTAAGAGCAGACATTGATTATGCTTTATATGAAGCTCCAACTACATATGGACAAATTGGTGTTAAAGTTTGAATTAATCATGGTGAAGTTATCGGAGGTCAAAGCCAAAGAGTTTCTGAAAAAGCACCAATGAATAATGATAGAAGATTCAACAACAAAAACAACAACAGAGGGGGACGCAAATAA
- the deoC gene encoding deoxyribose-phosphate aldolase, producing the protein MKLNKYIDHTLLKQDATKAEIKQLCDEAIEFDFATVCVNSYWTSYCKELLKGTNVGITNVVGFPLGSCTTATKAFEVSEAIKDGATEIDMVLNIGALKDKNYELVLEDMKAVKKAAGSHVVKCIMENCLLTKEEIMKACEIAVEAGLEFVKTSTGFSKSGATFEDVKLMKSVVKDNALVKAAGGVRTFEDAQKMIEAGADRLGTSGGVAIIKGEENNASY; encoded by the coding sequence ATGAAACTAAACAAATATATAGATCACACATTATTAAAACAAGATGCTACAAAAGCTGAAATTAAACAATTATGTGATGAAGCAATTGAATTTGATTTTGCAACAGTTTGTGTTAATTCATATTGAACAAGCTATTGTAAAGAATTATTAAAAGGCACAAATGTAGGAATAACAAATGTTGTAGGTTTTCCTCTTGGTTCATGTACAACAGCTACAAAAGCATTCGAAGTTTCTGAAGCAATTAAAGATGGTGCAACAGAAATTGATATGGTATTAAATATTGGTGCATTAAAAGACAAAAATTATGAATTAGTTTTAGAAGACATGAAAGCTGTAAAAAAAGCAGCTGGATCACATGTTGTTAAATGTATTATGGAAAATTGTTTATTAACAAAAGAAGAAATAATGAAAGCTTGTGAAATAGCTGTTGAAGCTGGATTAGAATTTGTTAAAACATCAACAGGATTTTCAAAATCAGGTGCAACATTTGAAGATGTTAAACTAATGAAGTCAGTTGTTAAAGACAATGCTTTAGTTAAAGCTGCTGGTGGAGTTAGAACATTTGAAGATGCTCAAAAAATGATTGAAGCAGGAGCTGACCGCTTAGGAACAAGTGGCGGAGTAGCTATTATTAAAGGTGAAGAAAACAACGCGAGTTACTAA
- the rplX gene encoding 50S ribosomal protein L24, translating to MSKSKILVGDVVKVIAGSHKGELGPITWISKDKKWVSVQGINSLKHVKPSQTDSEGGIKEVPSKINLSNVALQDPKNKDGISKVGYQIEDGKKIRIAKKSNSPLKKASK from the coding sequence ATGAGCAAATCAAAAATCTTAGTAGGTGACGTGGTTAAAGTTATCGCTGGTTCACATAAAGGTGAATTAGGACCAATCACTTGAATATCAAAAGACAAAAAATGAGTATCAGTTCAAGGAATTAACTCTTTAAAACATGTTAAACCTTCACAAACTGATTCAGAAGGTGGAATTAAAGAAGTTCCATCAAAAATTAATTTATCAAACGTAGCATTACAAGATCCTAAAAATAAAGATGGTATTTCAAAAGTTGGATACCAAATTGAAGATGGTAAAAAGATTAGAATTGCTAAAAAATCTAATTCACCATTAAAAAAGGCAAGTAAATAA
- the rplN gene encoding 50S ribosomal protein L14: protein MIQTLSKLKVADNSGAKEVRVIRNLGGSVRKFTGIGDIIVCSVQSATPGGAVKKGQVVKAVIVRTTRELKREDGTYIRFSENAVVIIKEDKTPRGTRIFGPIAREIKEAGFAKIASLAPEVL, encoded by the coding sequence ATGATTCAAACATTATCAAAATTAAAAGTAGCAGATAACTCAGGTGCTAAAGAAGTTCGTGTTATTCGTAATTTAGGTGGATCAGTTAGAAAGTTTACAGGAATTGGAGACATCATCGTTTGTTCAGTTCAATCAGCAACTCCAGGAGGAGCTGTTAAAAAAGGTCAAGTTGTTAAAGCTGTTATTGTTAGAACTACTAGAGAATTAAAAAGAGAAGATGGTACATATATCCGTTTCTCAGAAAATGCTGTAGTAATTATTAAAGAAGATAAAACACCACGTGGAACTCGTATTTTCGGTCCAATTGCACGTGAAATTAAAGAAGCTGGATTTGCAAAAATTGCATCTTTAGCTCCAGAAGTATTATAG
- a CDS encoding type Z 30S ribosomal protein S14 has translation MAKKSLKVKQAKHQKFGVRNYTRCNKCGRPHAVLKKFGICRLCFRKYAYEGQIPGIRKASW, from the coding sequence ATGGCTAAAAAATCATTAAAAGTTAAACAAGCTAAACACCAAAAGTTTGGCGTAAGAAACTACACTAGATGTAATAAATGTGGTAGACCACATGCTGTGCTTAAAAAATTTGGAATTTGTCGTCTATGCTTTAGAAAATATGCATATGAAGGTCAAATCCCAGGGATTAGAAAAGCTTCTTGATAA
- the rplP gene encoding 50S ribosomal protein L16, with amino-acid sequence MLLPKRTKYRKPHKVSFKGKAKGAKTINFGEYGLMSLDGAWIDNRQIEAARIAMTRYMRRDGKVWMRIFPHISMSKKPAEVRMGSGKGNPEKWVAVVKEGTVMFEIAGVSEETAREALRLAMHKLPVRCKFVKRGEE; translated from the coding sequence ATGTTATTACCAAAAAGAACAAAATATCGTAAACCTCATAAAGTTAGTTTTAAAGGAAAAGCAAAAGGAGCTAAAACAATCAACTTTGGTGAATATGGACTAATGTCTCTTGATGGAGCATGAATCGATAACCGTCAAATTGAAGCAGCTCGTATTGCAATGACACGTTACATGAGACGTGATGGAAAAGTTTGAATGAGAATTTTCCCACACATTTCAATGTCAAAAAAACCTGCTGAAGTTAGAATGGGATCTGGAAAAGGGAACCCTGAAAAATGAGTAGCAGTTGTAAAAGAAGGAACAGTTATGTTTGAAATTGCTGGAGTTAGTGAAGAAACTGCAAGAGAAGCTTTACGTCTTGCAATGCACAAATTACCAGTTCGTTGCAAATTCGTTAAAAGAGGTGAAGAATAA
- the rpsQ gene encoding 30S ribosomal protein S17 has product MMERNSRRILVGKVVSDKMDKTITVLVETYKNHPIYKKRVKYSKKYKAHDEQQVAKIGDKVQIMETRPLSKTKNFRLVKVVEKAVL; this is encoded by the coding sequence ATAATGGAAAGAAATAGTAGAAGAATACTAGTTGGTAAAGTTGTATCTGACAAAATGGATAAAACAATTACTGTATTAGTTGAAACTTACAAAAACCACCCAATCTACAAAAAACGTGTTAAGTATTCTAAAAAATATAAAGCACACGACGAACAACAAGTTGCTAAAATAGGGGACAAAGTTCAAATTATGGAAACACGTCCTTTATCAAAAACAAAAAACTTCAGATTAGTAAAAGTAGTAGAAAAAGCTGTTTTATAG
- the rpsS gene encoding 30S ribosomal protein S19 has product MARSLKKGPFVDENLFKKAEVAKDGEVIKTWSRRSTIFPEFIGKTFGVYNGKEFIPVYVTEDMVGHKLGEFAPTRKFGGHGDDKGKK; this is encoded by the coding sequence ATGGCAAGATCATTAAAAAAAGGACCATTTGTAGACGAAAACTTATTTAAAAAAGCTGAAGTTGCAAAAGATGGAGAAGTTATAAAAACTTGATCACGTAGATCAACTATTTTCCCTGAATTCATCGGTAAAACTTTCGGAGTATACAATGGTAAAGAATTTATTCCCGTGTACGTAACAGAAGATATGGTTGGGCACAAATTAGGAGAATTTGCCCCAACTCGTAAATTCGGTGGTCACGGAGACGACAAAGGTAAGAAATAG
- the rplC gene encoding 50S ribosomal protein L3 produces the protein MKGILGRKVEMTQVFTANGKLVPVTVVEVQPNTILQVKTLDTNGYVATQLGVFDKRENLVNKPELGQFKKANSVPKRFVKEIRNMEGFEVGSVISASDIFETGQYVDVTGISKGKGFAGAIKRHNYSRGPMAHGSGYHRGIGSMGAIINRIFKSKKMAGHMGHVKRTVQNLEVIAIDNNIMLVKGSIPGPNKGFVTIKANVKGLSNTQAAELLVRNAPVATEAPVVEEAVSTEE, from the coding sequence ATGAAAGGAATCTTAGGACGTAAAGTTGAAATGACTCAAGTTTTTACAGCTAACGGGAAATTAGTACCAGTTACTGTAGTTGAAGTTCAACCAAACACTATCTTACAAGTTAAAACTCTTGACACAAATGGTTACGTTGCTACTCAATTAGGAGTATTCGACAAAAGAGAAAACTTAGTAAACAAACCTGAATTAGGACAATTCAAAAAAGCTAACTCAGTTCCTAAGCGCTTCGTAAAAGAGATCAGAAACATGGAAGGGTTTGAAGTTGGATCAGTAATTTCAGCATCAGACATTTTCGAAACTGGTCAATACGTTGACGTTACAGGAATTTCAAAAGGAAAAGGATTTGCGGGAGCAATTAAAAGACATAACTACTCAAGAGGACCAATGGCTCACGGGTCAGGTTACCACCGTGGTATCGGTTCAATGGGAGCTATTATCAACCGTATTTTCAAATCTAAAAAAATGGCAGGTCACATGGGACATGTTAAACGTACAGTTCAAAACTTAGAGGTTATTGCAATCGATAACAACATTATGTTAGTTAAAGGTTCAATTCCAGGACCAAACAAAGGATTTGTTACAATCAAAGCCAATGTTAAAGGTTTATCAAACACACAAGCAGCAGAATTATTAGTAAGAAACGCACCAGTAGCTACTGAAGCACCAGTAGTTGAAGAAGCTGTTTCAACAGAAGAGTAA
- the rpmC gene encoding 50S ribosomal protein L29: MANKLMDEIRALSVEQLLERNEAKKAELFALKFQAAVGSLEQTHRIKEIKKEIARIQLVIAEKAKAGEEVNKTVKTNYNQAVTEAEKAGKEVRAKQRKMIEELQAQYENNGAGNDDAIAEAMANAVVEEQNDVNEGETK, translated from the coding sequence ATGGCAAATAAATTAATGGATGAAATTAGAGCGCTTTCAGTAGAACAATTATTAGAAAGAAACGAAGCTAAAAAAGCTGAGTTATTCGCATTAAAATTCCAAGCTGCTGTTGGAAGTTTAGAACAAACACACCGTATTAAAGAAATTAAAAAAGAAATTGCAAGAATTCAATTAGTAATAGCTGAAAAAGCTAAAGCTGGTGAAGAAGTAAACAAAACTGTTAAAACAAACTATAACCAAGCTGTAACTGAAGCTGAAAAAGCTGGTAAAGAAGTTAGAGCAAAACAACGTAAAATGATCGAAGAATTACAAGCACAATATGAAAACAACGGTGCTGGTAATGATGACGCTATCGCAGAAGCTATGGCTAATGCAGTAGTTGAAGAACAAAATGATGTAAACGAAGGAGAAACTAAATAA
- the rpsJ gene encoding 30S ribosomal protein S10 has protein sequence MAEQKMRIKLKGYDHAIIDQSILKIIEAAEGTGAKVRGPIPLPTDKQVITILRAVHKYKDSREQFEMRTHKRLLEILNPTPTTMDVLKRVQLPSGVDIEIKL, from the coding sequence ATGGCAGAACAAAAAATGAGAATAAAACTAAAAGGCTATGATCACGCAATTATCGATCAAAGTATTTTAAAAATTATTGAAGCTGCTGAAGGAACTGGGGCAAAGGTTAGAGGACCTATCCCATTACCAACAGATAAACAAGTGATTACCATCTTAAGAGCTGTTCACAAGTATAAAGACTCACGTGAACAATTCGAAATGAGAACACACAAAAGATTATTAGAGATTTTAAATCCAACACCAACTACAATGGACGTATTAAAAAGAGTTCAATTACCAAGTGGTGTAGATATCGAAATCAAGTTATAA
- the rplB gene encoding 50S ribosomal protein L2 produces the protein MAIKKYKPTTNGRRNMTSIDYKATLTTSTPEKSLLAAKNSKAGRNNRGLITTRHKGGGHKQKYRIIDFKRNKRDVVGTIATIEYDPNRNAFICLVNYLDGEKRYILFAKGMTVGMKIVASEHADIKVGNAAPLKNIPEGTLIHNVELKPGKGGQMARSAGTSVQILGKDDDGKYVTLRLTSGEVRKVLADCYATIGEVGNEEYNLVNWGKAGRNRWRGIRPTVRGSVMNPNDHPHGGGEGRTPIGRKSPVTPWGKKALGVKTRNTKKPSEKLIVRKRNAKK, from the coding sequence ATGGCAATTAAAAAATATAAACCTACGACAAACGGTCGTAGAAATATGACTAGTATTGATTACAAGGCTACTTTAACAACAAGTACTCCTGAAAAATCATTATTAGCTGCTAAAAACTCTAAAGCCGGACGTAACAACCGTGGTTTAATTACTACACGTCACAAAGGTGGAGGACATAAACAAAAATACAGAATTATTGACTTTAAACGTAATAAAAGAGATGTTGTTGGAACAATCGCTACAATCGAGTACGATCCAAACAGAAACGCATTTATTTGTTTAGTTAATTACTTAGATGGAGAAAAACGTTACATCTTATTTGCAAAAGGAATGACAGTTGGAATGAAAATTGTTGCTTCAGAACATGCAGATATTAAAGTTGGAAATGCTGCTCCATTAAAAAACATTCCTGAAGGGACATTAATTCACAACGTTGAATTAAAACCTGGAAAAGGTGGACAAATGGCTAGAAGTGCTGGAACATCAGTACAAATCTTAGGGAAAGATGATGACGGTAAGTATGTAACTTTACGTTTAACATCTGGAGAAGTAAGAAAAGTTTTAGCTGATTGTTACGCAACAATTGGAGAAGTTGGAAACGAAGAATACAACTTAGTTAATTGAGGAAAAGCTGGACGTAACCGTTGAAGAGGTATTCGTCCAACAGTTCGTGGTTCAGTAATGAACCCTAACGATCACCCACATGGGGGAGGGGAAGGGCGCACTCCAATCGGACGTAAGAGCCCAGTTACTCCATGAGGTAAAAAAGCTCTTGGTGTTAAAACAAGAAACACTAAGAAACCATCAGAGAAACTTATTGTAAGAAAGCGTAATGCTAAGAAATAG
- the rplE gene encoding 50S ribosomal protein L5, whose product MKSRLETRYAEQIAPELFKELGYKSVMQVPKLTKIVINMGVGEATTDPKKLDSAVIELEQLTGQKPLVTKAKKSLAVFKLREGMPIGTKVTLRGKKMYDFLDRLTNVALPRVRDFRGVPKTSFDGFGNYTLGIKEQIIFPEIDYDKVQKLRGMDITIVTTAKTNEEAYKLLEKFGMPFAK is encoded by the coding sequence ATGAAATCAAGACTAGAAACTAGATATGCTGAACAAATTGCTCCTGAATTATTTAAAGAATTAGGATATAAATCAGTAATGCAAGTTCCAAAACTTACAAAAATCGTTATTAACATGGGAGTTGGAGAAGCTACAACTGATCCAAAAAAACTAGACTCAGCTGTTATTGAATTAGAACAATTGACTGGTCAAAAACCATTAGTAACAAAAGCAAAAAAATCATTAGCTGTATTTAAATTAAGAGAAGGAATGCCAATTGGTACAAAAGTAACTTTAAGAGGGAAAAAGATGTATGACTTCTTAGACCGTCTAACAAACGTTGCACTACCACGTGTGCGTGACTTCAGAGGTGTTCCAAAAACTTCATTTGATGGATTTGGAAACTACACATTGGGAATTAAAGAACAAATTATTTTCCCAGAAATTGATTATGATAAAGTTCAAAAACTACGCGGAATGGATATCACAATTGTAACTACTGCAAAAACAAACGAGGAAGCATACAAATTATTAGAAAAATTTGGAATGCCTTTCGCTAAATAA
- the rpsH gene encoding 30S ribosomal protein S8 yields MTTDVIADMLTRIRNANQRMLKTVNIPSSKMKLEIANILKEEGFISSFTVEGEIKKTITIELKYQGKQRVISGLKKISKPGLRVYAPANEIPQVLNGLGIAIVSTSQGIMTGKQARLSNIGGEVLAFVW; encoded by the coding sequence ATGACAACAGACGTAATCGCAGATATGTTAACTAGAATCCGAAATGCAAACCAAAGAATGTTAAAAACTGTTAACATTCCTTCATCAAAAATGAAATTGGAAATTGCAAACATTTTAAAAGAAGAAGGATTCATTTCAAGCTTCACTGTTGAAGGTGAAATTAAAAAAACTATTACTATTGAATTAAAATATCAAGGAAAACAAAGAGTAATCTCAGGACTTAAAAAGATCTCTAAACCAGGTCTTAGAGTATATGCACCAGCAAACGAAATCCCACAAGTATTAAACGGTTTAGGAATTGCAATAGTTTCAACATCACAAGGAATCATGACAGGAAAACAAGCTCGTCTATCAAACATTGGTGGAGAAGTATTGGCTTTCGTCTGATAA